Proteins from one Bacteroides zhangwenhongii genomic window:
- a CDS encoding DUF1893 domain-containing protein — MEELINLLHTGEYSCTIANKGEIRTFTQRGVADIYDLLTREPEFLKGALIADKVVGKGAAALMILGGIKELYTDIISTKALELLQKSDIKVGFTEKVPFIWNRNHTGGCPVETMCSEVESVEEILPLIGDFLERIRSKK; from the coding sequence ATGGAAGAATTAATCAATTTACTACATACGGGAGAATATTCCTGTACCATTGCCAACAAAGGAGAGATCCGTACTTTCACTCAACGCGGTGTGGCTGATATCTATGATTTACTGACCCGGGAACCGGAGTTTCTTAAAGGAGCCTTGATTGCTGATAAGGTGGTCGGAAAGGGAGCTGCCGCCCTGATGATTCTGGGAGGTATCAAAGAATTATATACCGATATTATCAGTACCAAAGCTCTAGAGTTACTTCAGAAATCAGATATAAAAGTTGGTTTTACAGAGAAAGTACCTTTTATCTGGAATCGTAACCATACAGGAGGATGTCCTGTAGAGACAATGTGCAGCGAAGTGGAATCAGTAGAGGAGATACTACCGCTAATTGGTGATTTCCTCGAAAGAATCAGAAGTAAAAAATAA
- a CDS encoding ABC transporter permease translates to MDLSQTYSPFRSVLLREWRRMTSRRLYFGVCIVLPLFTLFFMATIFGNGQMENIPIGIIDQDNTATSRAITRNISAVPTFKVVKHYVNEAAAREAVQKKEIYGYLSIPPRFEQNAITGKNATLSYYYHYALLSVGGELMAAFETSLAPVSLSPIVMEAVSLGADQQQITTFLLPVQANNHPIYNPSLDYSVYLSQPFFFVLFQILILLTTVYTVGIEIKFRTATDWLATAKGNMITAVLGKLLPYTFIYILIGWLGNYVMFGILHIPFQGSWWLINMITVLFVIATQALGLFIFSLFPAVSLVISVVSMVGSLGATLSGVTFPVSNMYPLVGDASYLFPVRHFTEMIQTMLYGGGGFIYLWPSMVILCIFPLLALSLLPHLKRAIESHKYENIK, encoded by the coding sequence ATGGATTTATCACAAACATATTCACCTTTTCGCTCCGTACTGCTCAGAGAGTGGCGACGAATGACGTCACGACGCCTTTATTTCGGTGTCTGTATTGTCCTGCCGTTGTTTACTCTCTTTTTTATGGCTACCATTTTCGGTAACGGGCAGATGGAGAATATCCCGATAGGCATTATCGACCAGGACAATACTGCTACTTCACGGGCTATTACACGGAATATCTCTGCAGTGCCCACTTTTAAAGTAGTAAAACATTATGTAAATGAGGCTGCAGCCCGCGAGGCCGTACAGAAAAAAGAAATCTACGGGTATCTTTCCATACCTCCGAGATTTGAACAGAATGCTATCACCGGAAAGAATGCAACTCTTTCCTATTATTATCATTATGCCTTGTTGTCAGTAGGTGGTGAGCTCATGGCTGCTTTTGAAACGTCATTGGCTCCCGTATCCTTATCTCCCATTGTAATGGAAGCGGTATCTCTCGGGGCAGACCAACAGCAAATTACTACATTCCTGTTACCGGTACAAGCCAACAACCACCCGATATATAATCCGAGCTTGGATTATTCCGTTTATCTGAGCCAGCCGTTTTTTTTCGTATTATTTCAGATATTGATTCTCCTGACTACTGTGTATACAGTCGGAATTGAAATCAAGTTCCGCACAGCTACAGATTGGCTGGCTACTGCTAAAGGCAATATGATAACTGCCGTTTTGGGTAAACTACTCCCCTATACCTTTATATATATTCTGATAGGATGGCTGGGTAATTATGTCATGTTCGGTATCCTGCATATTCCTTTTCAAGGAAGCTGGTGGCTGATAAACATGATAACCGTACTCTTTGTTATTGCTACACAGGCTCTCGGATTATTCATATTTTCCCTGTTCCCGGCAGTCTCTCTGGTAATAAGTGTTGTTTCTATGGTAGGTTCATTGGGGGCTACTTTATCGGGAGTAACTTTTCCGGTTTCTAATATGTATCCGTTAGTAGGAGATGCCTCTTATCTGTTCCCTGTCCGTCATTTTACAGAGATGATACAAACCATGCTTTACGGAGGTGGTGGATTCATCTATCTTTGGCCGTCAATGGTGATACTCTGCATCTTCCCCTTGTTGGCTTTATCATTACTACCCCATTTAAAACGAGCTATAGAAAGTCATAAATATGAAAACATTAAGTAA
- a CDS encoding ABC transporter permease: MKTLSKLQQLSFVIRREFLAISTSYAVLLVLMGGIFMYGLLYNYMYAPNIVTDVPVAVVDNSHSELSRNFIRWLDATPQAEIYDQAIDYHEAKEWMKEGKVQGILYLPHDFEERVFRGDEAVFSLYATTDAFLYFEALQGASSRVMLAINDKYRSDGAVFLPPQGLLAVAMAKPINVVGTALYNYTEGYGSYLIPAVMMIIIFQTLLMVIGMLTGDEHANRGIRAYIPFGCGWGVAIRLVTGKTFVYCALYAVFSFFLLGLLPYFFSIPNIGNGFYIILLLIPYLMATSFLGLAASRYFTDSEAPLLMIAFFSVGLIFLSGVSYPMELMPWYWKIAHYILPAAPGTLAFVKLNSMGADMADIKPEYITLWIQTIVYFIISIWVYKSNLASHKKQL; the protein is encoded by the coding sequence ATGAAAACATTAAGTAAATTACAACAGCTATCATTTGTTATCCGTCGGGAGTTTCTTGCCATAAGTACTAGCTATGCTGTTTTACTGGTGTTGATGGGAGGAATTTTCATGTATGGATTGCTTTATAATTATATGTACGCTCCTAATATTGTAACGGATGTTCCTGTTGCCGTTGTTGATAATTCCCACAGCGAATTGAGTCGTAATTTTATTCGATGGTTGGATGCGACCCCTCAAGCGGAAATTTATGATCAGGCAATTGACTACCATGAAGCCAAAGAGTGGATGAAAGAAGGAAAAGTGCAAGGAATACTTTACTTGCCGCATGATTTTGAGGAGCGGGTATTTCGCGGAGATGAAGCTGTATTTTCTTTATATGCAACGACCGATGCCTTCCTCTATTTTGAAGCATTACAAGGCGCTTCTTCACGTGTCATGTTAGCTATCAATGATAAATATCGGTCGGATGGCGCTGTTTTCTTACCCCCTCAAGGATTATTGGCAGTAGCTATGGCAAAACCGATAAATGTAGTGGGAACTGCACTCTATAATTATACGGAAGGATATGGTTCTTATCTGATTCCGGCAGTCATGATGATCATTATTTTCCAGACTTTGCTAATGGTGATAGGTATGTTGACCGGTGACGAACATGCCAACAGAGGAATTCGTGCTTATATACCTTTTGGGTGTGGCTGGGGAGTTGCCATTCGTTTGGTGACGGGAAAAACTTTTGTATATTGTGCCTTATATGCAGTCTTTTCTTTTTTCTTATTAGGACTCCTTCCCTATTTCTTTAGTATTCCTAATATTGGAAATGGATTCTACATTATATTATTGTTAATACCTTATCTGATGGCCACTTCTTTTTTAGGATTGGCTGCTTCGCGATATTTTACAGATTCGGAAGCTCCATTACTCATGATTGCTTTTTTCTCGGTTGGATTAATATTTCTTTCCGGAGTTTCTTATCCTATGGAATTAATGCCGTGGTATTGGAAAATAGCACACTATATTCTTCCGGCTGCACCGGGTACACTTGCTTTTGTAAAGTTAAACTCTATGGGTGCCGATATGGCAGACATAAAACCGGAATATATAACTTTGTGGATTCAGACGATTGTTTATTTCATTATTAGCATATGGGTCTATAAAAGCAACTTAGCAAGTCATAAAAAACAACTTTAG
- a CDS encoding HlyD family secretion protein: MKLASRTLSWAFVIIMFAVGVFTALGIILMHKQPLVLQGQAEATEIRISGKLPGRIDTFFVREGDWVHQGDTLVVINSPEIYAKYQQVNALEQVAVQQNKKIDAGTRRQIVATALQLWNKTKSDLGLAQTTYNRILTLYKDSVITSQRKDEVEAMYKAAVAAERAAYEQYQMAVDGAQKEDKASAASMVDAAKSTVDEVSALLLDARLTAPEDGQIATIFPKRGELVAPGTPIMSLVVMDDVHVVLNVREDLMPQFKMGETFIADIPAIGKKDVEFKIYYISPLGSFATWKSTKQTGSYDLRTFEIHAHPTQKVDNLRPGMSVLLTLN; the protein is encoded by the coding sequence ATGAAATTAGCTAGTAGAACCCTTTCATGGGCCTTCGTCATTATTATGTTCGCTGTCGGCGTTTTTACAGCGCTGGGAATTATATTGATGCATAAACAACCGTTAGTTCTCCAAGGGCAAGCGGAAGCGACTGAAATTCGTATTAGTGGAAAACTTCCCGGACGTATAGACACATTCTTTGTCCGGGAAGGTGATTGGGTACATCAAGGGGATACTCTTGTTGTAATCAATAGTCCTGAAATATATGCCAAGTATCAACAAGTAAATGCTTTGGAACAGGTTGCCGTACAACAGAATAAAAAAATAGATGCTGGAACCCGTCGCCAGATTGTAGCTACTGCATTACAGCTCTGGAACAAGACAAAGAGTGATCTCGGTCTTGCTCAAACAACGTATAATCGTATTCTTACTTTATATAAAGATAGTGTTATAACTTCTCAGAGAAAAGATGAAGTGGAAGCGATGTATAAAGCGGCTGTTGCAGCCGAACGTGCAGCGTATGAACAATACCAGATGGCTGTAGATGGTGCACAAAAAGAAGATAAAGCGTCTGCCGCCAGTATGGTAGACGCTGCCAAAAGTACAGTGGATGAAGTTTCCGCTTTATTGCTCGATGCACGGCTAACAGCACCGGAGGACGGGCAAATAGCAACCATCTTCCCAAAACGTGGAGAGCTGGTTGCACCGGGTACTCCTATCATGAGTTTGGTTGTAATGGATGACGTACATGTTGTTCTCAATGTACGTGAAGATCTGATGCCGCAGTTTAAAATGGGGGAAACTTTCATCGCAGATATACCTGCTATCGGTAAAAAAGATGTTGAATTTAAGATATACTATATTAGTCCGCTAGGTAGCTTCGCCACGTGGAAATCAACCAAGCAAACCGGAAGTTATGATTTGCGTACATTTGAGATTCATGCTCATCCGACGCAAAAGGTAGATAATCTGCGTCCCGGTATGTCCGTGTTGCTAACGCTAAATTAA
- a CDS encoding hybrid sensor histidine kinase/response regulator transcription factor codes for MKYIIYIFLFFPILVTAQTYKYIGIEDGLSNRRIFSIQKDSEGYMWFLTNEGMDRYNGKDIKHYKLNKDDKTLESPIHLGWIYTNPHIGTWVIGKQGRIFQYERKYDDFKLVYKLPNSLETISYGYMDRNNNIWLCRKHSILLYNTENAQILQSTNILHSNITAIEQVDDHHFFISTETGVRYLKLENGTLKIIPTETLDYFHVQVNALYYHQASKRLLIGSFERGLFVYDMNNREIIRPEVDLSDVSITCMAPLDESQLLISTEGMGVYKININTCQMEQYIIANYQSYNEMNGNNINNVFVDEEKRIWLSNYPTGITVIDYRYENYHWMKHSMGNKQSLINDQVHAVIEDSDGDLWFGTSNGISLYHSSTGQWHSFLSSFDRQLKDKNHIFITLCEVSPGIIWAGGYTSGIYKINKHKLSVEYFSPYLLTSVNMRPDKYIRDMIKDSKGNIWSGGYYNLKCFDLETNEVRLYPGVSSITSIVEYDKDHMWIGTASGLYLLDRNSGKYQYVGSELEGVYINSLYQANNGLLYIGTNGAGVFVYNIQKQSFEHYYTDNSALVSNRIFTILPEVDGRIMMSTENGITCFFAKEKHFHNWTRGEGLLPAYFNASSGTLRMNKSFVFGSTDGAIEVPENVKFPSYKFSRMIFSDFHVSYQPVYPDGKDSPLKECIDETGVLKLKHDQNTFSLKVSTINYDSPGNVLYSWKLEGFYEKWTLPGENSLIRFTNLPPGKYTLHVRAISREEHDVIFEERTMKVIIAHPFWLSWWAILCYVLLVIWGFSFILRVINLRKQKNISDEKTQFFINTAHDIRTPLTMIKAPLEELLDEEPLTDTGITRTKAALRNVDSLLRLATNLINFERADIYSSELSISEYELNTYLKDVCSSFSSYATIKHIDFTYKSNFNYLNVWFDKEKMDSILKNIISNSLKYTAENGKVSVSVSDMNDFWKVVISDTGIGIPASEQRKLFKLHFRASNAINSKVTGSGIGLMLVGKLVRLHKGKIQIKSVEHQGTTVQIIFPKNNKSTQEATSASSPKIQLQTPELTVPNVFSNVANTEVVTVKKEMQRILIVEDNDELRSYLVSLLSPQYYVQACCNGREALVIVKEFWPELILSDVMMPEMQGDELCAAIKKDVETSHIPVLLLTALGDEKNILDGLAIGADEYIVKPFSVKLLKASIANLLSNRALLRQRYANLEIDSEPVPSANGMNSLDWKFISEVKKNIEKNIDNTDFCVDKLCELQGVSRTSLYSKLKALTGQSPTALIRVTRLKYAARLLKEGKHNIGEIADMSGFSETKYFREVFKKYYRMSPSTYAKEGKSLSPVVVVEDEPEEEEATD; via the coding sequence ATGAAATACATCATCTATATTTTTCTCTTTTTTCCTATTTTGGTCACTGCACAAACATACAAATATATAGGGATAGAAGATGGTTTGAGCAATCGAAGAATATTCAGCATACAAAAAGACTCTGAAGGATATATGTGGTTTCTTACCAATGAAGGTATGGATCGTTACAATGGCAAGGATATCAAACATTATAAACTGAATAAAGATGACAAGACTCTGGAATCTCCTATTCATTTAGGGTGGATATATACCAATCCCCATATAGGGACATGGGTGATTGGCAAACAAGGACGCATCTTTCAATATGAAAGGAAATATGATGATTTCAAGCTGGTATATAAGTTGCCGAATAGTCTGGAAACCATTAGTTACGGCTATATGGACCGGAATAATAATATTTGGTTATGCCGTAAACACTCCATATTACTGTATAACACAGAAAATGCTCAGATACTTCAATCTACCAATATTCTACACAGCAACATCACTGCAATCGAACAAGTGGACGATCATCATTTTTTTATATCAACGGAGACTGGTGTTCGATATCTTAAATTGGAAAATGGTACTTTGAAAATTATTCCTACCGAAACATTGGATTATTTCCATGTGCAGGTAAACGCATTATATTACCATCAAGCATCAAAACGACTGCTTATCGGTTCGTTTGAGAGAGGCCTATTTGTATATGATATGAATAACCGGGAAATAATAAGGCCCGAAGTTGATTTAAGTGATGTAAGTATTACCTGCATGGCACCATTGGATGAATCACAGTTATTGATATCAACTGAAGGGATGGGAGTCTATAAGATTAATATAAATACCTGCCAGATGGAGCAATACATTATAGCCAACTATCAAAGCTATAATGAAATGAATGGTAATAATATTAATAATGTTTTTGTCGATGAAGAAAAGAGAATCTGGCTTTCCAACTACCCTACCGGAATCACTGTTATAGATTATCGGTATGAGAATTATCATTGGATGAAACATTCAATGGGTAATAAACAATCATTAATCAATGATCAGGTGCATGCGGTAATTGAGGATAGCGATGGAGACTTATGGTTTGGAACCAGCAATGGAATTAGTTTATACCACTCCTCCACAGGACAATGGCATTCATTCCTAAGTTCTTTTGACCGTCAATTAAAAGATAAAAATCATATCTTTATTACTTTGTGTGAGGTTTCTCCCGGCATTATCTGGGCAGGAGGCTATACTTCGGGAATTTATAAAATAAACAAGCATAAGTTGTCCGTTGAATATTTCTCTCCATACCTGCTTACTTCCGTTAATATGCGCCCCGATAAATATATCCGTGATATGATAAAAGACTCGAAAGGAAATATATGGTCCGGGGGATATTATAATCTAAAGTGCTTTGATTTAGAAACGAATGAGGTACGCCTATATCCGGGAGTGTCATCTATCACTTCAATTGTTGAATATGACAAAGACCATATGTGGATTGGAACAGCCTCCGGATTATACTTATTGGATAGAAACTCCGGTAAATATCAATATGTTGGATCAGAGTTGGAAGGTGTATATATCAATTCACTTTACCAGGCAAATAATGGATTGCTATATATTGGTACGAATGGAGCAGGAGTATTTGTATACAATATACAGAAACAGTCTTTTGAGCACTATTATACAGACAATTCCGCATTAGTTTCCAATCGGATTTTTACAATTTTACCTGAAGTGGACGGTCGTATTATGATGAGTACGGAAAATGGTATTACTTGTTTCTTTGCAAAAGAGAAACATTTTCATAACTGGACTAGAGGAGAAGGATTATTACCTGCCTATTTTAATGCTTCTTCGGGTACATTACGTATGAATAAAAGTTTTGTATTTGGTAGTACGGACGGGGCTATTGAAGTTCCGGAGAATGTAAAGTTCCCTTCTTATAAATTTTCCAGAATGATATTCAGTGATTTTCATGTATCTTATCAGCCTGTTTATCCGGACGGCAAAGACTCTCCTTTAAAAGAATGTATAGACGAAACAGGTGTGTTGAAACTGAAACATGACCAAAATACCTTTTCTCTCAAAGTTTCCACTATCAATTATGATTCTCCGGGTAATGTACTTTATTCCTGGAAATTGGAAGGTTTCTATGAAAAATGGACACTGCCGGGAGAGAATAGCCTGATACGTTTCACCAATCTGCCTCCGGGAAAATATACTTTACACGTACGCGCTATATCCAGAGAAGAGCATGATGTTATTTTTGAAGAACGTACAATGAAAGTCATTATCGCACACCCTTTTTGGTTGAGTTGGTGGGCTATCCTATGTTATGTACTATTGGTTATTTGGGGATTCTCTTTTATTTTACGTGTGATAAATCTCAGGAAACAAAAGAACATATCAGATGAGAAAACCCAATTTTTTATTAATACAGCTCACGATATACGGACTCCACTTACTATGATAAAAGCGCCTTTGGAAGAACTTCTAGACGAAGAACCGCTTACTGACACCGGAATAACCCGTACAAAGGCTGCATTAAGGAATGTAGACTCCCTTTTGCGATTGGCGACTAATCTTATCAACTTTGAACGTGCTGACATATATTCTTCCGAGTTGAGCATCTCAGAATATGAATTGAACACATATTTGAAGGATGTATGCAGTAGTTTCTCTTCGTATGCTACTATCAAACATATAGATTTTACTTATAAGAGTAATTTCAACTACTTGAATGTATGGTTTGATAAAGAGAAAATGGATTCTATTCTGAAAAATATTATATCGAATTCATTGAAATATACAGCAGAAAATGGCAAGGTCAGTGTCTCTGTCTCTGATATGAATGATTTTTGGAAGGTGGTTATTAGTGATACAGGTATCGGTATTCCTGCCTCTGAACAACGGAAGTTGTTCAAACTTCATTTCCGTGCCAGTAATGCCATCAATTCTAAAGTCACGGGCAGTGGCATAGGACTAATGTTGGTTGGAAAGTTGGTTCGTCTGCACAAGGGTAAGATTCAGATTAAAAGTGTGGAACATCAAGGGACGACTGTTCAAATTATATTTCCCAAAAACAATAAGAGTACTCAGGAGGCAACTTCGGCTTCCTCCCCTAAGATTCAGCTACAAACACCGGAACTAACAGTTCCGAATGTTTTTTCAAATGTAGCAAATACAGAAGTTGTCACAGTCAAGAAAGAAATGCAACGTATCCTTATTGTAGAAGATAATGATGAATTACGTTCTTACTTGGTTAGTCTGCTTTCTCCCCAATATTATGTGCAAGCCTGTTGTAATGGCAGGGAGGCTTTAGTGATAGTAAAAGAATTCTGGCCGGAACTTATTCTTTCCGATGTTATGATGCCTGAAATGCAAGGAGATGAACTCTGTGCTGCTATTAAGAAGGATGTTGAAACCTCACACATTCCGGTATTATTACTTACAGCTTTGGGGGATGAGAAAAATATTCTTGATGGACTCGCAATCGGTGCAGATGAATATATCGTCAAACCCTTCAGTGTGAAGTTATTGAAGGCAAGTATTGCCAACCTTTTGTCCAACCGTGCTTTATTGCGTCAGCGGTATGCTAATCTTGAAATAGACTCCGAGCCTGTACCATCAGCAAATGGAATGAATAGTCTCGACTGGAAATTCATATCGGAGGTCAAGAAAAATATTGAAAAGAATATCGATAATACTGATTTTTGCGTTGACAAGCTTTGTGAATTGCAGGGAGTGAGCCGTACTAGTTTATATAGTAAATTGAAAGCGTTGACCGGACAATCTCCGACAGCATTAATTCGGGTGACTCGCTTAAAATATGCAGCGCGATTATTAAAAGAAGGTAAACATAATATCGGAGAAATAGCAGATATGAGTGGTTTCTCGGAAACAAAGTATTTTCGGGAAGTATTTAAAAAATATTATCGAATGAGTCCTAGCACGTACGCTAAAGAAGGAAAAAGCCTCTCCCCTGTTGTTGTAGTAGAAGATGAACCCGAAGAGGAAGAGGCGACCGATTGA
- a CDS encoding aldo/keto reductase yields MEDKNKKDINRRDFIKIVGISAATSTGLLYGCSSKGTSSSSSATGEGEVPTDKMTYRTSPTTGDRVSLLGYGCMRWPLKPAPNGNGEVIDQDAVNGLIDYAIAHGVNYFDTSPAYVQGFSEKATGIALSRHPRDKYYIATKLSNFSPDTWSREASLKMYHKSFADLQVDYIDYMLLHGIGMGGMEALKGRYLDNGMLDFLVKEREAGRIRNLGFSYHGDIEVYDYLLSRHDEFKWDFVQIQLNYVDWKHAKETNTRNTDAEYLYGELHKRGIPSIIMEPLLGGRLSKLNDNLVARLKQRRPESSVASWAFRFAGSFPDILTVLSGMTYMEHLQDNLRTYSPLEPLTDEEKEFLEETAQLMLKYPTIPCNDCKYCMPCPYGLDIPAVLLHYNRCVNEGNVPRNGQDENYAKARRAFLVGYDRSVPKLRQASHCIGCNQCVAHCPQNINIPKELHRIDQFVEQLKQGTL; encoded by the coding sequence ATGGAAGATAAAAATAAGAAAGATATAAATAGAAGAGATTTCATTAAGATTGTAGGTATTAGTGCAGCCACGTCAACAGGGCTATTATACGGATGCTCTTCAAAAGGAACTTCCTCTTCAAGCAGCGCAACAGGAGAAGGAGAGGTGCCTACCGATAAAATGACTTACCGCACGTCTCCGACTACCGGTGACCGTGTTTCACTCTTGGGATATGGTTGTATGCGTTGGCCTCTCAAACCTGCTCCCAACGGTAATGGTGAAGTAATCGACCAGGATGCCGTGAATGGACTGATTGATTATGCAATCGCTCACGGAGTAAACTATTTCGACACATCTCCGGCATACGTACAGGGCTTTTCCGAAAAGGCAACGGGTATTGCATTGAGCCGTCATCCCCGTGACAAATATTATATCGCCACCAAGTTATCCAATTTCTCTCCCGATACATGGTCTCGTGAAGCATCGCTCAAGATGTACCACAAATCATTTGCGGACCTGCAGGTAGATTACATTGATTATATGCTGCTTCATGGCATCGGAATGGGAGGAATGGAAGCCCTTAAAGGACGCTACCTGGATAACGGAATGCTTGACTTTCTGGTGAAAGAGCGGGAGGCAGGCCGTATCCGCAATCTGGGATTCTCCTATCATGGGGATATCGAAGTATATGACTACCTGCTTTCACGGCACGATGAATTCAAATGGGATTTTGTGCAGATACAGTTGAACTATGTAGACTGGAAACATGCAAAAGAAACCAATACCCGGAATACGGATGCTGAATATCTGTATGGAGAATTGCATAAACGAGGAATTCCATCTATCATCATGGAACCGCTTTTAGGAGGTCGTTTGTCTAAATTGAACGACAATCTGGTGGCACGGCTCAAACAACGCCGTCCAGAAAGCAGTGTCGCTTCCTGGGCTTTCCGTTTTGCCGGTTCATTTCCGGACATTCTGACTGTATTAAGTGGTATGACTTATATGGAGCATCTGCAAGATAATCTCCGCACTTATTCTCCTTTGGAACCGTTGACAGATGAAGAAAAAGAGTTTCTCGAAGAAACGGCACAATTAATGTTGAAATATCCAACGATCCCTTGCAACGACTGCAAATATTGTATGCCATGTCCGTATGGATTGGATATACCTGCTGTGTTGTTACATTACAACCGTTGCGTCAATGAAGGGAATGTCCCCAGGAACGGGCAGGATGAGAATTATGCAAAAGCCCGGCGCGCTTTTCTAGTCGGATATGACCGTAGCGTGCCCAAACTTCGTCAGGCAAGCCATTGCATCGGTTGTAACCAGTGTGTGGCACACTGTCCGCAGAACATTAATATTCCGAAAGAGCTGCATCGGATAGATCAGTTCGTAGAACAATTGAAACAGGGTACTTTATAA
- a CDS encoding ECF transporter S component → METTTVKFYSLNYNDVKTYWAALLFIVGNILFPQLFHLMPQGGIIWLPIYFFTLIGAYKYGWKVGLLTAILSPIINSLFFGMPAPAVLPAILLKSILLAITAGWAAQRFGRISIPVLIGVVFIYQAVGTLGEWIYNGNFYSAIQDFRIGVPGMCLQVLGGYTFIKYLIRK, encoded by the coding sequence ATGGAAACAACTACTGTAAAGTTCTATTCACTAAATTACAACGATGTGAAAACCTATTGGGCAGCCTTGTTATTCATCGTTGGTAATATTCTTTTCCCCCAATTATTCCATCTCATGCCTCAAGGAGGAATAATCTGGCTACCAATCTATTTCTTCACACTGATTGGAGCTTATAAGTACGGATGGAAAGTCGGCTTATTGACAGCTATCCTTTCACCTATTATCAATTCCTTATTTTTCGGTATGCCCGCTCCTGCAGTATTACCCGCAATTTTACTGAAATCCATACTGCTTGCCATAACTGCCGGTTGGGCTGCACAACGTTTCGGACGTATTTCCATCCCGGTATTGATTGGTGTAGTATTTATTTATCAGGCCGTAGGTACTTTAGGAGAATGGATATATAATGGTAATTTTTACAGTGCTATTCAAGATTTCCGTATCGGAGTTCCCGGGATGTGCCTGCAAGTATTAGGAGGCTATACATTCATCAAGTATCTGATTCGCAAATAA